The proteins below come from a single Chloroflexota bacterium genomic window:
- a CDS encoding winged helix-turn-helix transcriptional regulator: MEQIYPEGEDLRPADLLDSLLLKVRDLGAAVEKCMEAELDGSGISSAEMRVLAVCAAHPGCTAVEISRLIPLDPPTVSRLVHPMTQRGLLSRRRSRTDRREVQLRATTDGLALLMDVQLAVEQASVQFLSSLSRVEQRGFQHAVDKLLANNS, encoded by the coding sequence ATGGAACAAATTTATCCCGAGGGAGAAGACCTCAGACCGGCGGATCTGCTGGATTCACTGCTGCTGAAGGTGCGGGATCTGGGGGCCGCGGTGGAGAAGTGCATGGAAGCGGAGCTGGACGGCTCCGGGATCTCCTCCGCGGAGATGCGAGTGCTGGCCGTATGCGCGGCGCATCCCGGCTGCACCGCCGTTGAAATCTCCCGCCTGATCCCGCTGGATCCCCCCACCGTGAGCCGGCTGGTGCACCCGATGACTCAGAGGGGGTTGCTATCCCGGCGTCGCTCACGAACCGACCGGCGGGAGGTGCAGTTGCGCGCCACCACCGACGGGCTGGCACTGCTCATGGACGTTCAACTTGCCGTGGAGCAGGCTTCAGTCCAGTTCCTGAGTTCCCTGAGTCGGGTCGAGCAGCGCGGCTTCCAACACGCCGTCGACAAACTGCTCGCCAACAATTCCTGA
- a CDS encoding methyltransferase domain-containing protein, whose protein sequence is MSSTNNHNSTPDYTMGYGRDYIDFLLQAPENELNVLLQPFLAPGQCVLDLGCGPGHISIALARSVVPGEMYGVDMEPSQVELAQLLAAEHGVINATFEVADATLMPYDDGYFDIVNCCDILAYIPDTAAALSEARRVLKPGGILHCREMIIGSSFVFPENKDLNRGWEIFSELLQADDGHPQIGKELQFHLEKAGFTNLQVSPTFETYSGSEGVDAFYRLVKGWFLSDEMTKAAKTYGTAIEEDFNRLVKSLEDWRNQPGAIASIAFGRVLGFA, encoded by the coding sequence ATGTCATCAACGAATAACCACAACTCAACTCCGGACTACACCATGGGGTATGGACGGGATTACATCGATTTCCTCCTGCAAGCACCTGAAAATGAACTCAACGTGTTGCTGCAGCCTTTTCTGGCTCCGGGTCAGTGCGTCCTTGACCTGGGCTGCGGACCGGGACATATTTCGATAGCCTTGGCTAGGTCAGTGGTCCCTGGGGAGATGTACGGCGTAGACATGGAGCCGTCGCAGGTGGAATTGGCCCAGCTTCTAGCGGCGGAGCACGGTGTGATTAACGCGACGTTTGAGGTTGCAGACGCTACGCTCATGCCTTACGACGATGGATACTTCGATATAGTCAACTGTTGCGACATCCTGGCCTACATTCCCGACACCGCCGCCGCATTGTCGGAGGCTCGACGGGTGCTGAAGCCGGGCGGCATCTTGCACTGCCGGGAGATGATAATTGGCTCCAGCTTCGTGTTTCCGGAGAACAAGGATCTGAATCGGGGCTGGGAAATATTCTCGGAACTGCTGCAAGCGGACGACGGGCATCCGCAGATTGGCAAAGAACTCCAATTCCATTTGGAAAAGGCCGGATTCACCAACCTGCAAGTGTCCCCCACCTTCGAAACCTACTCAGGATCGGAGGGCGTGGATGCGTTCTACCGGTTGGTCAAGGGTTGGTTCCTGTCGGACGAAATGACGAAGGCAGCGAAGACCTACGGGACCGCGATTGAGGAAGATTTCAACCGGTTGGTCAAATCCCTGGAGGATTGGCGCAATCAACCCGGGGCCATAGCGTCCATCGCCTTCGGCAGGGTCCTGGGCTTCGCCTGA